The Gordonia crocea genome includes a window with the following:
- a CDS encoding 1,4-dihydroxy-2-naphthoyl-CoA synthase has product MSDQSPFDPDSWRPVPGFDDLTDITYHRHVGEGRANGIVRIAFDRPEVRNAFRPHTVDELYRVLDDARRTPDVGTVLLTGNGPSPKDGGWAFCSGGDQRIRGRSGYQYATSHDDDVAAAGADGVDEARVKTQGGRLHILEVQRLIRTMPKVVIAVVNGWAAGGGHSLHSVCDLTLASREHARFKQTDADVGSFDGGYGSAYLAKQVGQKFAREIFFLGEAYDAETMHRMGAVNRVVDHAELEATAIDWARKINGKSPTAQRMLKFAFNLTDDGLMGQQVFAGEATRLAYMTDEAVEGRDAFLEKRDPDWDAFPYYY; this is encoded by the coding sequence ATGAGCGATCAGTCCCCGTTTGACCCCGATTCCTGGCGCCCGGTCCCCGGCTTCGACGACCTGACCGACATCACCTACCACCGCCACGTCGGGGAGGGGCGGGCCAACGGCATCGTCCGCATCGCGTTCGACCGCCCGGAGGTCCGCAACGCCTTCCGGCCGCACACCGTCGACGAGCTCTACCGCGTCCTCGACGACGCGCGGCGCACCCCCGACGTGGGCACGGTGCTGCTCACCGGCAACGGGCCGTCGCCCAAGGACGGCGGTTGGGCGTTCTGCAGCGGCGGCGACCAGCGCATCCGCGGACGGTCCGGCTACCAGTACGCGACGAGTCACGACGACGACGTCGCCGCGGCCGGCGCCGACGGGGTCGACGAGGCCCGGGTCAAGACGCAGGGCGGGCGCCTGCACATCCTCGAGGTGCAGCGGCTGATCCGGACCATGCCCAAGGTGGTGATCGCGGTGGTCAATGGCTGGGCGGCCGGCGGCGGGCACTCGTTGCACTCGGTGTGCGACCTGACCCTGGCCTCCCGCGAGCACGCGCGGTTCAAGCAGACCGACGCCGACGTCGGGTCCTTCGACGGCGGCTACGGCAGCGCCTACCTGGCCAAGCAGGTGGGCCAGAAGTTCGCCCGCGAGATCTTCTTCCTCGGCGAGGCCTACGACGCGGAGACCATGCACCGGATGGGGGCGGTCAACCGCGTCGTCGACCATGCCGAGTTGGAGGCGACCGCCATCGACTGGGCGCGCAAGATCAACGGGAAATCCCCGACCGCGCAACGCATGCTGAAGTTCGCGTTCAACCTCACCGACGACGGGCTGATGGGCCAGCAGGTGTTCGCCGGGGAGGCGACCCGCCTGGCCTACATGACCGACGAGGCGGTGGAGGGCCGCGACGCCTTCTTGGAGAAGCGCGACCCGGATTGGGACGCGTTCCCGTATTACTACTGA
- a CDS encoding PaaI family thioesterase: MSDSSPTVPHEGGFRPDLDISTERGGPHYAEFSEQVRTLMDKARFACPTDELAVEAIAVLSELNAKLDAHLVDEWTTPAGTRVDLPARGNLTLPPYEIEEATPEGVLATVWFRPYHLGGNGVTHGGQVAVAFDDLGGMASLVAVNGVCRTAYLKVNYRSLTPLNTRLTIRTWVERREGRKLFVAGTLHDGDRLCADIESLFIELRPGQA, translated from the coding sequence ATGAGTGATTCGTCCCCCACCGTCCCGCACGAGGGCGGCTTCCGCCCGGATCTGGACATCTCGACCGAGCGCGGCGGCCCGCACTATGCGGAGTTCAGCGAACAGGTCCGCACCCTGATGGACAAGGCCCGGTTCGCCTGTCCCACCGACGAACTCGCCGTCGAGGCCATCGCGGTGCTCAGCGAGCTCAACGCCAAACTCGACGCGCACCTCGTCGACGAGTGGACGACGCCGGCCGGCACCCGGGTGGACCTGCCGGCCCGGGGCAACCTCACGCTGCCGCCGTATGAGATCGAGGAGGCGACACCGGAGGGCGTGCTGGCGACGGTGTGGTTCCGCCCGTACCACCTCGGCGGCAACGGGGTGACCCACGGCGGCCAGGTCGCCGTCGCCTTCGACGACCTCGGCGGCATGGCCTCGTTGGTGGCGGTCAACGGGGTGTGCCGCACCGCCTACCTGAAGGTGAACTACCGGTCGCTGACGCCGCTGAACACCCGTCTGACGATCCGCACGTGGGTCGAGCGTCGGGAGGGCCGCAAGCTGTTCGTCGCGGGCACGCTGCACGACGGTGACCGCCTCTGCGCCGACATCGAGTCCTTGTTCATCGAACTGCGACCCGGGCAGGCCTGA